Proteins from a genomic interval of Treponema succinifaciens DSM 2489:
- a CDS encoding ABC transporter permease, with amino-acid sequence MFDTFLDFLVPFSGAMLGAVSQGVLWGIMALGVYITFKILDFADMTVDGSFALGGCVCALLIVRGVNPLLAVLVATVAGSIAGLVTGFLTTKFKIPGILAGILVQLALYSINLHVLGGPNQPLTRVHTTIMDWINKAFNLSEFFPYSATSVSSLITGIIFTGAAIAILYWFFGTELGSAIRSTGDNAAMSRAQGINTDSMQILALMIANALVAMSGSLVMQQQRFGDVSMGIGTIVIGLASIIIGEVIFGKRFGFWWSLLSVVFGSVIYRLIIALVLQLGMKTQDLKLLSAVVVAIALSVPVLKQKASRCKKISVEAKNA; translated from the coding sequence ATGTTTGATACTTTTTTAGATTTTTTAGTGCCGTTTTCAGGCGCAATGCTGGGAGCTGTTTCTCAAGGCGTGCTTTGGGGAATCATGGCTCTTGGCGTTTACATCACATTTAAAATCCTTGATTTTGCCGATATGACTGTAGACGGAAGCTTCGCTTTGGGCGGTTGCGTCTGCGCTCTTCTTATTGTCCGCGGCGTAAATCCTTTGCTTGCAGTTCTTGTGGCTACGGTTGCAGGAAGTATTGCTGGTCTTGTAACTGGCTTTCTTACAACTAAATTCAAGATACCAGGAATTCTTGCAGGAATATTGGTTCAGCTTGCTCTTTATTCAATAAACCTTCATGTCCTTGGCGGACCGAATCAGCCTTTGACAAGAGTCCACACAACTATCATGGACTGGATTAACAAAGCTTTTAATTTGTCAGAATTTTTCCCTTATAGCGCAACTTCTGTTTCAAGTCTGATTACTGGAATTATTTTTACTGGAGCTGCGATTGCAATTTTGTACTGGTTCTTTGGAACAGAACTCGGCAGCGCAATCCGTTCAACTGGAGACAATGCCGCAATGAGCCGTGCGCAGGGAATCAACACTGATTCAATGCAGATTCTGGCACTTATGATTGCAAACGCCCTTGTTGCCATGAGTGGTTCACTTGTAATGCAGCAGCAGAGGTTCGGAGATGTAAGCATGGGAATCGGTACAATCGTAATCGGACTTGCTTCTATAATTATTGGCGAAGTTATTTTCGGAAAACGATTCGGATTTTGGTGGAGCTTGCTTTCTGTTGTGTTTGGCTCTGTCATTTACCGTTTGATTATCGCGCTTGTTCTTCAGCTTGGAATGAAAACTCAGGATTTAAAGCTTCTTTCCGCTGTCGTAGTTGCAATTGCGCTTTCTGTTCCTGTGTTGAAGCAAAAGGCTTCGCGCTGCAAGAAAATTTCCGTGGAGGCTAAAAATGCTTGA
- a CDS encoding ABC transporter substrate-binding protein, protein MKKISKVLAVSLAFIAAGTFLCSAKKQKQIKIGVIQLVEHPALDASYKGFVDGLKDAGYVDGVNIKIDYENAQGEQSNCVTIADKLVSKRSNLIFAIATPAAQAVANKTSTIPVLVTAVTDPKTAGLVESNKMPGTNVSGTSDLTPVAAQIDLLKKIVPSAKKVGLLYCSSEENSRFQINIAKEACKGAGLSFVDATVSNTNEVQQVVQSLVGKVDAIYCPTDNMIASSMATVSLVTTEAKIPVICGESGMCQSGGLATYGINYYELGKQTAKMAVEIFANGKKPAQMPIQYLDKCDFMYNKEVADAIGVKIPADLIK, encoded by the coding sequence ATGAAAAAAATTTCAAAAGTTTTAGCAGTGTCTTTGGCTTTTATTGCTGCCGGCACATTTCTTTGTTCTGCAAAAAAACAGAAGCAGATAAAAATCGGCGTAATTCAGCTTGTTGAGCATCCGGCTTTGGACGCTTCTTACAAAGGCTTTGTTGACGGACTAAAAGATGCTGGCTATGTTGACGGCGTGAATATTAAGATTGACTATGAAAATGCCCAGGGCGAGCAGTCAAACTGTGTTACAATCGCAGACAAACTTGTTTCAAAACGCAGCAATTTGATTTTCGCAATCGCAACTCCTGCAGCTCAGGCAGTCGCAAATAAGACTTCAACAATACCTGTCCTTGTTACAGCTGTTACAGATCCAAAAACAGCCGGTCTTGTTGAATCGAACAAAATGCCAGGAACAAATGTAAGCGGAACTTCTGATCTTACTCCAGTTGCCGCCCAGATTGACCTTCTTAAGAAAATTGTTCCTTCCGCAAAAAAAGTCGGACTTTTGTATTGCTCAAGCGAAGAGAATTCAAGATTTCAGATTAACATTGCAAAGGAAGCTTGCAAGGGCGCAGGACTTTCTTTTGTAGATGCGACAGTTTCAAATACAAATGAAGTTCAGCAGGTTGTTCAGAGCCTTGTTGGAAAAGTTGACGCAATTTACTGTCCTACAGACAACATGATTGCAAGCTCAATGGCTACAGTTTCGCTCGTTACAACAGAAGCAAAAATTCCTGTAATCTGCGGAGAAAGCGGAATGTGTCAGTCTGGCGGACTTGCAACTTACGGAATCAATTACTATGAGCTTGGAAAACAGACTGCAAAGATGGCTGTTGAAATTTTTGCAAACGGAAAAAAGCCTGCTCAGATGCCGATTCAGTATTTGGACAAATGCGACTTTATGTATAACAAGGAAGTTGCTGACGCCATTGGAGTAAAAATTCCAGCCGACTTGATTAAATAG
- a CDS encoding TIGR03905 family TSCPD domain-containing protein, with product MVCNFKTKGVCATNIKFELDGNVVRGIEFTNGCDGNLKAISKILDGTTVEFIQEKCRGNLCRTKGTSCADQLAIAVQEAFDKANKK from the coding sequence ATGGTTTGCAATTTTAAGACAAAAGGTGTTTGCGCCACAAATATAAAATTCGAGCTTGACGGAAATGTTGTCCGCGGAATTGAATTTACAAATGGATGCGACGGAAACTTAAAGGCGATTTCAAAAATCCTTGACGGAACAACTGTTGAATTTATTCAAGAAAAGTGCCGCGGAAACTTGTGCCGCACAAAAGGAACTTCCTGCGCTGACCAGCTTGCAATTGCAGTTCAGGAAGCGTTTGACAAAGCAAATAAAAAATAA
- a CDS encoding ABC transporter ATP-binding protein, with the protein MLEVRHVSKTFNPGTITERKALKDISLTLNDGDFVTVIGGNGAGKSTLLNLIAGVHECDSGSIILDGEDITRQKEHIRAKYLGRVFQDPMRGTAATMEIQENLALALRRGKKRGLKWGVTSAEQEEFKKQLSLLELGLENRMTSKVGLLSGGQRQALTLLMATLQKPKLLLLDEHTAALDPKTAHKVLELTQHFVERDHLTTFMVTHNMKHAIHYGNRLIMMLDGHIVYDVSGEEKKNLQVADLLQKFQTASGGDTDSISDRMILSQ; encoded by the coding sequence ATGCTTGAAGTAAGACACGTTTCAAAAACATTTAATCCCGGAACAATAACAGAACGCAAAGCTTTAAAAGACATAAGCCTGACTTTAAATGACGGAGACTTTGTTACTGTAATCGGCGGAAACGGAGCTGGAAAATCAACTTTGCTCAACCTGATTGCTGGCGTTCATGAATGCGATTCTGGCTCGATTATTCTTGACGGTGAAGACATTACGCGCCAAAAGGAACATATTCGCGCAAAATATCTTGGACGTGTTTTTCAGGATCCGATGAGGGGAACTGCTGCCACTATGGAAATTCAGGAAAACCTTGCGCTTGCTTTGCGCCGTGGAAAGAAACGCGGACTTAAGTGGGGCGTTACTTCCGCTGAACAGGAAGAATTTAAAAAGCAGCTTTCACTTTTGGAGCTTGGTCTTGAAAACCGCATGACTTCAAAAGTCGGACTTCTTTCCGGCGGACAAAGACAGGCTCTTACTCTTTTGATGGCGACATTGCAAAAACCGAAGCTTTTGCTGCTTGATGAACATACGGCGGCGCTTGATCCAAAGACTGCGCATAAAGTCCTTGAGCTAACCCAGCATTTTGTTGAGCGCGACCATCTTACAACTTTTATGGTAACTCACAATATGAAGCACGCCATTCATTACGGCAACCGCCTTATCATGATGCTTGACGGACATATTGTTTACGATGTTTCCGGGGAAGAAAAAAAGAATCTTCAAGTTGCTGACTTGCTCCAAAAATTCCAGACTGCAAGCGGCGGCGACACGGATTCAATTTCTGACAGAATGATTTTGAGCCAGTGA